TTCAGCAATTGAACTATTTCTTTATATTCTTGTCTTGGATGAAACTCTTCAGTTTGTTACAAAGAGCAAGAATAAGTTTTCCATATTTGAAAAGACCAATAATCAGAACCAATTCCACCATGTCCAGTATAAAAACTGAGGATTACTTTGCTGATAGTAATGCTCCAATTGCCAGAATTGAGGCCGGTAAATACTTTAGGCAGTTGACTCGTAAAGAGCAGTTGTACGCCCATTATTTTTCTAAGGCAGGTCATTGGGGAACTAGAACCGTCCTACGTTCTGTTTCACCCGAATCAGAAGATATATTTGACCTTATCCTTGCGATTCATGAGGCTGTCAAAGGTGATTACTCTAATACCAAGAATGCAATGGGAGAAGAACCCGTGCAAAAATACTTGGAGTATGCGTCCCAgtttttggccaatttgGGTAATTACAAATCGTTCGGTGATGTTAAGTTTGTTCCGAGAATCTCCTTAACCGAGCTCAAGACGCTAGTTGAACTTACCAACAGCGAGTCTGCTCTTCAGTTATTTGAAGACGTCAGAATTCCCTTATATTCATTGGATAGCAGTGTTGCTCTTCTAGGATCCCCAGAGGAAGGCCATGTGTCTGGATACTACTTGAATTTGGTTACCAAGGTCGAAGGTGAAGCTGTGGATGCTGCATTGGCCAGTAAGGGCATCATGCCTGAGAATGTCAGAGTTGAAAAGGCTGGCGATGGAGAATTTATTGTCCATGTGGCCAGTGCAAATATCTCAAATGCCACTGGCTATTATccagagaagattgattTCAAAGTTAGGGCAGAGCCTGCTAGTTTGACCTTTGACTTCGGCGATCATTCAAGGGAGTTTAAGGGGGTGGTAGAAAACCTAGAGCAGGCAAAGAATTACGCCGCTAATGACAATCAAGTTAAGATGCTTGAAAATTACATTGCGGCTTTCATGACAGGTTCAATGAACTGCCATTATAACTCTCAGATACATTGGGTTAAGGACATAGGTCCTTCTGTTGAGACCAACATTGGATTTATTGAGACCTACCGTGATTACCTTGGTACCAAGGGGGAGTGGGAATGCTTAGTGGCCATGGTGAACAAGGATAGGACCAAAAAGTTCAGTGAATTGGTTAGCAATGCAAAGAACTTCATCACCAAATTGCCATGGGATAAATCatttgagaaagatgattTTACTCCACCTGATTTtacttctttggaagttttGACTTTTGCCGGCTCAGGATGTCCAATTGGTATTAATATTCCAAATTACGATAAAATCAGAATCAATGTGGGTTTCAAAAACGTTTCCTTGGGCAACATTCTCAATGCAAAGTCTAGAAAGGAGCCTatttcttttatttctcAGGACCTTCAGAATGTTTATGACGAATATCGAACACAGGCATTTGAGGTACAGGTTGGCATTCATGAATTGCTAGGTCACGGCACTGGAAAATTGTTGATGCAGAACGATGATAAGAGTTTCAACTTTGACACTGCAAACCCACCTATTGGTTTGGATGGTAAACCGGTCAAGACATACTACAAACCTGGAGAGACTTGGGGATCATTATTTGGCTCTCTCGCTGGTCCTTATGAGGAGTGTAGAGCTGAATCTGTGGCCATGTTCTTGGTTACCGATCGCAAGTTGCTTGAAATTTTTGGTTATCATACTAAAGAGGAACAAGATAGAGTGATCTACGTCTCCTATTTGTCGATGTGCAGAGCAG
The sequence above is a segment of the Brettanomyces nanus chromosome 4, complete sequence genome. Coding sequences within it:
- a CDS encoding uncharacterized protein (BUSCO:EOG09341J1L~MEROPS:MER0004247) gives rise to the protein MSSIKTEDYFADSNAPIARIEAGKYFRQLTRKEQLYAHYFSKAGHWGTRTVLRSVSPESEDIFDLILAIHEAVKGDYSNTKNAMGEEPVQKYLEYASQFLANLGNYKSFGDVKFVPRISLTELKTLVELTNSESALQLFEDVRIPLYSLDSSVALLGSPEEGHVSGYYLNLVTKVEGEAVDAALASKGIMPENVRVEKAGDGEFIVHVASANISNATGYYPEKIDFKVRAEPASLTFDFGDHSREFKGVVENLEQAKNYAANDNQVKMLENYIAAFMTGSMNCHYNSQIHWVKDIGPSVETNIGFIETYRDYLGTKGEWECLVAMVNKDRTKKFSELVSNAKNFITKLPWDKSFEKDDFTPPDFTSLEVLTFAGSGCPIGINIPNYDKIRINVGFKNVSLGNILNAKSRKEPISFISQDLQNVYDEYRTQAFEVQVGIHELLGHGTGKLLMQNDDKSFNFDTANPPIGLDGKPVKTYYKPGETWGSLFGSLAGPYEECRAESVAMFLVTDRKLLEIFGYHTKEEQDRVIYVSYLSMCRAGLLALEFYDPENKKWGQPHCQARYAIMKTYLDAGEGLLKFKYTKNDFSDLFIEVDQSKIATVGQMAIGEFLRKLHLYKCSADVKNGSSFFNDLTSINDDLLKFRDIVLKKKLPRKQLVQANTFVTKKNEVELREYDETEVGIIKSFAERET